The sequence below is a genomic window from Ruminiclostridium josui JCM 17888.
AGAATTTGCCGGAAACTCATTATTTTCTATCTTTTTTATAATTAAATCCTTTAATTGCAAATATAGCGGTATGCTGCTAAATTTATTTATCATTGAATCACTCCCAGAATATGATAAAAGATAGGATGATGTATAGACATCCTATCTTTATAATTATAACAACATAATACTAAACTTCAACATAAATCTTCTAAACTTTCAATTCAACCTGAATATCAGCTAAGTGTTCCTTATTCAGAATTGGCTTTACTTCATTCTCTATGAATTCAACAACCTGCTCCGGACTTCTTCCTATATAGTTCTTTGGCTCCAACACAGAATTCAGTTCTTCCAGAGTCATTCCAAAACGTGGGTCTCCTGCAATTCTTTCAATTAGATCGTTTTTCTCACCATCAACTTTGACACGCTTGCCAGCTTCCATTGAATGGGTTCTTATTAACTCATGAAGTTCTTGTCTGTCTCCCCCACGCTTAACAGCTTCCATCATTATATTTTCAGTAGCCATAAATGGAAGTTCATCCATAACGTGCTTTGTAATAACTTTTGGGTATACTACCAGACCGCTTGCTACATTAATATATATGTTAAGTATAGCATCTATTGCAAGAAAAGCTTCTGGTACAGAGATTCTCTTATTTGCAGAGTCATCAAGTGTTCTTTCAAACCATTGTGTAGACGCTGTAATAGCAGGATTTAATGCATCAACTATAACATATCTTGCAAGGGAAGAAATTCTTTCACATCTCATTGGATTACGTTTATATGCCATTGCAGATGAACCTATCTGTTTTTCCTCAAAAGGCTCCTCTATTTCCTTCATACTCTGTAACAATCTCATATCATTACTAAATTTATACGCACTTTGAGCTATTCCACTTAATACTCCAAGAACTCTGCTGTCAAGCTTTCTTGGATAAGTCTGACCGGAAACAGCAAATACATTTTTAAAGCCCATCTTTTCAGCAATAAGTTTTTCAAGTTTCTTAACTTTTTCGTGGTCTCCATCAAATAGATTTAAAAAGCTAGCCTGTGTACCAGTTGTACCCTTTGAGCCAAGGAGTTTCATATTATCAATTACATGCTCCAAATCTTCCATATCCATCAGAAGTTCCTGAATCCACAAGGTAGCTCTTTTACCTACCGTAACCAACTGTGCAGGTTGATAGTGAGTAAAACCTAAAGTTGGCAGATCCTTATACTCTATTGCAAAGTCAGAAAGTTTCTTAATAAGAATAAGCATTTTACTTTTTACAAGCTTCAATGCTTCATTCATAATTATAATATCAGTATTATCTCCTACATAACAGGATGTTGCTCCAAGGTGAATTATAGGCTTTGCGTCGGGACAAAGCTCGCCAAAAGCATGAACATGGGACATAACATCATGTCTAAACTCTTTTTCATACTTTTCGGCAACTTCATAATTAATGTTATCCTGATTTTTCTTCATTTGCTCAATTTGAGCATCGGTTATATTCAATCCAAGTTCCTTTTCAGCTTCTGCCAGTGCAATCCATAGCTTTCTCCATGTAGTAAATTTCATATCCGGTGAAAAAATCTTCTGCATTTCACTGCTTGCATATCTTGCATTAAAAGGACTTTCATAAACATTTTTCATTCAACTAATCCCCCAACTAACAAAATAATTAAATTAATCATATCTCATACCACTCAAATATTATACAACATATGCCGAATATTTGCACCAATAAATTTAAAAATGTTCGGATTCTGAAACTGCAAAAAAAGTGCGGGATACTATCCCGCTTTAGACATTTATGAATATGAGATTGTAATTTACATTACAATTCTAACTCATGGATTATTATAGCTTGAATAATTCACCTATTCAAGCTATTTATAAAATAATTATTGATTTAACAGTTTAGTAGCACTTACAAGCCTAACACATATTGCCAGAACTTCTATTGCCTTCTTCAATTCTTCAACAGGGGGCATTGTTGGAGCAATTCTCAAGTTCCTGTCTCTTGGGTCATTGCCATATGGGAATGTAGCGCCTGCTTTAGTTAATGCCACGCCAGCCTCCCCTGCAAGCTTAGCAACCTCTTTTGCACAATTGTCCATTGTATTTAGGCTGATAAAATATCCTCCGTTTGGCTTATTCCAAGATGCAATGTCCTTGCCTCCAAGTTCTTTTTCAAGAATTTCAAGAACTGTATTGAATTTTGGTTTCAATATTTCAGCATGTTTCTTCATGTGATTATTGATGCCCTCAAGGTTTTTAAAGTACTTAGCATGTCTTAATTGATTTATTTTATCATGACCAATTGTTTGTATGGTAAGACTCTTTTTGATTCCTTTTAAATTTTCAACACTTGACGCCATTACCGCAACCCCTGCTCCCGGGAAACTTATCTTGGATGTTGAGCTGAAAATATATACCATATTCTCATTTCCTGCATCCTTACATGCTTTAAGTATGTTCTTTAATTTATCAGGATTTTCAGAAAGATGATGTACACAATAAGCGTTATCCCAGAATATTCTGAAATCCTTTGCCTTTGGTTTAAGGTTTGCAAACCTGTCAACAACCTCATCTGTATAGGTAATTCCGTCAGGATTGCTGTATTTTGGTACACACCAAATACCCTTTATACTTTCGTCTTCTGAAACAAGTTTTTCAATAGTATCCATATCAGGTCCGTCCTGTTTCATATCAACGGTAATCATTTCTATTCCAAATAATTCACATATAGCAAAATGCCTGTCATATCCTGGACTGGGACAAAGGAATTTAACTTTGTCAAGCTTTGACCATGGAGTACCTCCCAAGATACCTAGCGACATAGCTCTTGCAACAGTATCATACATCAAATTCAGACTGGAATTACCTCCAACTATAATTTCGTCTGTAGCTACTTCCAGCATTTCAGCAAAAAGTGCTTTTGCTTCCGGAATACCATCCAGAACACCATAATTGAAGCAGTCTGTACCATCAGCAGCCTTTCTGAGTTCTTTTGCAGGTATATCAAGGATATCCATACTTATATCAAGTTGTTCAGCACAAGGCTTACCTCTTGTCATATCGAGTTTTAGATTCTGTGCTTTAAATTCATTATATCTTTTTTCTAATATTTCAATCTCATTTTTTAATTCTTCTTTAGACAAATCTTTATAACTCTTCATTATTATCTCCTCCGATTGCCATTTTGACCTAAACAAACATAAATCAATTTTAATACATATTATTAATATATGCAAGTTTTATGTTCTTACCAATTCAAAAAATCTAATCTAAAATATTTTTAAAAAGACTTTTTTTAGAAATTATGCAGGAATTCAAAAAACAAACTGCAGTTATTTTCTAAATGGATTTCTATGTTGAAATATAGCAATAAAAGGCCATTATTGCATATCTATATTTGTAAGGAAAATTAAGCAAAAAGTAGATGGATTATATATTTTTTGTTAATTGACATTAAGACATATACTTTGTATAATAAGTACAAGGCAATTATATTATGTAAACCACAATGTAAAAATATTAATAAGATATAAGTTCATGTTGGGTTATCTTACATAGGTGCCAGCGTAACCTGCGCCTTATTTTTCAAGCTAAATCAGCTGGAAACATAAATATTATAAGCAACCCTTCATCTTATTTCTGAAAAATAAAGAGGCCTGTAAAGCTTCCACATCAGACATAAATGCCATTAAGCAGCATTTTCAAGAATAATAATATAAGCCGCTAATACTCCCCTTCCTGTTAGTTGAGATTAGCGGCTTGTAAATTATTTTATTACTTAATTACTTAACTACAGTTCTTATTACTCTTAAAAAATTTTCTCCTGCAATTTTATTAATAAGAGATTCGCTATAATTTAATTTCAGCAGTTCATTGATTAAATCAGGGATAAACTGTACTCCTTCAAGTCCGACAGGTGTATTATCTATCCCGTCAAAATCTGCTCCAAATCCAAGAGTATCCTCACCTGTAAGTCCAACAATATGTTCAATGTGAGATATGACATGCTTCATTTCCGCTTTACCCTCATTAACGATAAAATATGGGCAAAGATTTATGCCTGTTACACCACCATTTTTTTTCAATGCAAGAAGCTGCTCGTCGGTTAAGTTCCTACTGTGGCCGCAAATCTTTTTAGCATTGGAGTGAGATGCTATTATTGGTGCTGAGGAAAGATTTATTACGTCCCAAAATCCTGCCTCTGACAAATGGGATACATCAACCATCATTCCCAACCTGTTCATCTCGGCAACTACTTCCCTACCAAATGGTGTTAATCCTCCATTGGTAACCCCATCAGCTACACCATCGGCAATCTGGTTTCTAAAATTCCATGTAAGAGTTATTGCCCTTACACCCAGTTGGTATAGCATACGCAGCACAGCTAAGCTTCCCTCAAGTGCTTCCCCGCCCTCAATGGTAAGAACAGCAGCTACTTTACGACTATTTATTGCATTTACTATATCCTTGTAATTACGACATAACATTATGTCATTCTTATTAATTTCAATTTCTCTATAAAGTTTGTCTATAATATCAAGTGTCCGCCTTAAAGCCCCCATTTTTGCCTGCTCAGGAGAAATGAATGCTGCAAAGAACTGAACAAAACTATCAATTTTTTTTAATCTTTCAAGATCAATATGACCGCTATTTTTTTTCAGAGCTTCCCCTGTTTTCATGATAGTTGTAATGGTATCACAATGTGCGTCAACATAAGTCATGCTGTCATCTCCATTAAATAATATAAATTTTTCACTTTTTAAAAGGCATCTTTTATAAGGTTTATACTTTTTACGATATTTGCATTTCCTGTAGATTTTTCAATTAAAACTTCAACTACATCAAATCTCACCTTAGTATTCATTTTTCTTGTGTTTGTCAGGTAGATAGATGCTATTTGGCGAATCTTCTGCTGTTTTACCCAGTTCACTGCTTCTCCAGGTGTTCCGAAGGTGATTGTTCTTCTGGTTTTTACCTCTATAAAACAAATGTATTCATTTTCATTAGCAATTATATCTATTTCGCCCAAACGTCCTACCCTGTAATTTGCTTTCAGAATAGTGTATCCGTTTCTTTGAAGAAACTCCACTGCTTCCTTCTCACCGGCTGCTCCAATTTCCCTTTTATTTGAATCAGTCATCATGCAAATCCCCATAACTTTCATCCACACAGCCTATAAATATAAGTATCTCTGCTACCACCTCATATATTTCCGGAGGTATTTCATCCCCAATACTCAAAGAGGAAAGGGTTTGGGCAAGATTATTATCCTGATATAACGGAATATTACTTTCTTGTGCTTTCTGAATAATTCGCTCTGCTACTTGGCCCTTTCCGGCCGCAACTATTCTAGGAGCTGCGTCAGTTTCAGGTGAATATTGCAAAGCAGCTGCATGTTTTATTTGTTTTTTTATGTTGTCTTCCTTCAACCCACATCCCCCACCATTCGTATTTTATTGTTGCTGCTATTTACACTAAAATGTCTATGTTATTTGGCGTCTTAATAAACTCTTTTTTAGCTTCATCTTCAAAATTCACAATGTTGATTGGGTCTTCTAAAAGTCGATAAGTATAATCCACCAACCTGTAGCCTTTTTCAAGCAAAGAATTGTACAGCATCTTGTGACTGTCCTTTAAAATATTGAAAACTCCACTGTCTTTAAGCCTGAAATTTGTGCTGACATCCTTTTCTTTTATGCTTAGTAAGGTATCTATTCTTCCGATATTATTAGTTTCCAATGAAAGGAGTACCGTTAAATTTGAAGGGTCCAGTTTTTTTGCCTTGG
It includes:
- the purB gene encoding adenylosuccinate lyase — encoded protein: MKNVYESPFNARYASSEMQKIFSPDMKFTTWRKLWIALAEAEKELGLNITDAQIEQMKKNQDNINYEVAEKYEKEFRHDVMSHVHAFGELCPDAKPIIHLGATSCYVGDNTDIIIMNEALKLVKSKMLILIKKLSDFAIEYKDLPTLGFTHYQPAQLVTVGKRATLWIQELLMDMEDLEHVIDNMKLLGSKGTTGTQASFLNLFDGDHEKVKKLEKLIAEKMGFKNVFAVSGQTYPRKLDSRVLGVLSGIAQSAYKFSNDMRLLQSMKEIEEPFEEKQIGSSAMAYKRNPMRCERISSLARYVIVDALNPAITASTQWFERTLDDSANKRISVPEAFLAIDAILNIYINVASGLVVYPKVITKHVMDELPFMATENIMMEAVKRGGDRQELHELIRTHSMEAGKRVKVDGEKNDLIERIAGDPRFGMTLEELNSVLEPKNYIGRSPEQVVEFIENEVKPILNKEHLADIQVELKV
- a CDS encoding aminotransferase class I/II-fold pyridoxal phosphate-dependent enzyme, whose translation is MKSYKDLSKEELKNEIEILEKRYNEFKAQNLKLDMTRGKPCAEQLDISMDILDIPAKELRKAADGTDCFNYGVLDGIPEAKALFAEMLEVATDEIIVGGNSSLNLMYDTVARAMSLGILGGTPWSKLDKVKFLCPSPGYDRHFAICELFGIEMITVDMKQDGPDMDTIEKLVSEDESIKGIWCVPKYSNPDGITYTDEVVDRFANLKPKAKDFRIFWDNAYCVHHLSENPDKLKNILKACKDAGNENMVYIFSSTSKISFPGAGVAVMASSVENLKGIKKSLTIQTIGHDKINQLRHAKYFKNLEGINNHMKKHAEILKPKFNTVLEILEKELGGKDIASWNKPNGGYFISLNTMDNCAKEVAKLAGEAGVALTKAGATFPYGNDPRDRNLRIAPTMPPVEELKKAIEVLAICVRLVSATKLLNQ
- a CDS encoding dipeptidase; translation: MTYVDAHCDTITTIMKTGEALKKNSGHIDLERLKKIDSFVQFFAAFISPEQAKMGALRRTLDIIDKLYREIEINKNDIMLCRNYKDIVNAINSRKVAAVLTIEGGEALEGSLAVLRMLYQLGVRAITLTWNFRNQIADGVADGVTNGGLTPFGREVVAEMNRLGMMVDVSHLSEAGFWDVINLSSAPIIASHSNAKKICGHSRNLTDEQLLALKKNGGVTGINLCPYFIVNEGKAEMKHVISHIEHIVGLTGEDTLGFGADFDGIDNTPVGLEGVQFIPDLINELLKLNYSESLINKIAGENFLRVIRTVVK
- a CDS encoding YraN family protein, with protein sequence MTDSNKREIGAAGEKEAVEFLQRNGYTILKANYRVGRLGEIDIIANENEYICFIEVKTRRTITFGTPGEAVNWVKQQKIRQIASIYLTNTRKMNTKVRFDVVEVLIEKSTGNANIVKSINLIKDAF
- a CDS encoding EscU/YscU/HrcU family type III secretion system export apparatus switch protein → MKEDNIKKQIKHAAALQYSPETDAAPRIVAAGKGQVAERIIQKAQESNIPLYQDNNLAQTLSSLSIGDEIPPEIYEVVAEILIFIGCVDESYGDLHDD